One stretch of Equus przewalskii isolate Varuska chromosome 9, EquPr2, whole genome shotgun sequence DNA includes these proteins:
- the LOC139073598 gene encoding small integral membrane protein 30, translated as MTSVSTQVFLVLISLLLVLPVVEAVETGDAVALLLGVVLSVTGICACLGIYARKRNGQM; from the coding sequence ATGACCTCAGTTTCAACTCAAGTGTTCTTAGTCCTCATTTCACTGCTTTTGGTGCTGCCTGTTGTTGAAGCAGTAGAAACTGGAGATGCAGTTGCTCTCTTGTTAGGTGTGGTACTCAGCGTTACAGGCATTTGTGCTTGTTTGGGGATATATGCACGAAAGAGAAATGGACAGATGTGA